atccctctcctcgccctcagtTCCCGTCGCGGTTTCTGTTCCCTGCAGCTCCAGCGTCGACCGCGATTCCTTGTCGTGCACCTCGGGGGCGGCCTCCAAACGCTCTCCCACGGCGCGTGGGGACGCGTGGCTGCCTTCGCGGAGTGTCCCTGCGACACGCCTCGATGCtcagcggagggcgagccAACCTCACCACGCCCAACCCGCACGGCTTCTGCTAAGGGCCCGCGACTCCAAACTCACCTTTCTACTCAAAAATGCTCTCGTAAGTGCAAACGCTAAACCCTAGACCCTAGACGGAGGGGcgtacatgcatgcacatgtcTGGATGAAGAGCCGAAACCCTACGCAAAGCCTGAGGGGAATACACCCATACTCAGTGAAAGCAGTGGTGCTTCCCAGTAAGCGAGAAGCGCTACGGCGGGGATACCTTCAGAGTAACTGCCTCGATGCGGtgtgcgcgcgtgtctgtcgcGAAAGTCAAGAAGGCCTGGCTGTCGTCGCCCAAGACGTGGCCTCTGTCGCGGTAGGACACCGGTGGCTGGCGCCCTGACGCATCTATTTTGCTCGCTTGGATACCCCGGCTGCATGCAgtaggccgccgcggaggcaggggcggcgcggacagcGAGCGAACCCTCGACAAACACGAGAGAGTCTTGAAATCTTGTTTTTGCTGTCTCACTACGGCTCAGAGCCCCTGCTGAGAGAGGGAGTTCGGCGAGGACTCCTACTAGCTTCCTCGTGCATTTCTGGCTCTTTCTCGTTTTCGCCCGGCCTGCATTTGCCTGGCGCCTGCCAATCGGTCCCTGACCGGGGGGTGGCGTGCCTACAAAAAGCATTCCTCCTTTCTTCGGGGATGTGATGCTGGCTTCTGCTGCAGGATGGCAAGGCGCGCGTCACGCTCATGGCGACTGTGAGCCCCTTGGCTGCGGACTTCTCAGCGTCTTTATCGACCCTGCAGCTCGCCCAGAAGGCGCGGCAAATCAGGTACACCGCTCGAGAGAAGTCAGTCTCACGCACGTGACGACTAGACAGGCAATCGCGTGACGCTCTTAGAGCGCGCCCTGCACCATGCGGGTCTGAACATTCAACTCCGAAGGCTGAACTCGACACGTGCCATTTGCCGTTTCCGAAGTTcaaggcagaagagagcaagGCACAACACACGAGATCGTAGAAGAGCGGACGTAGAACGTCGCATTCTGGCGCAATCCCGTGCGTGATTACAGTCATGCGCGATCCTGTGGTTTCCAAATAGCGCGTGCCTGAAAAGGGACGGACATGATCTAGCGTGTGAGGTCGCCCTTTTGACGATTCgtggcgcagaggaaactaCAGCCAAACCTAAACCAAGGCCACGCGCGGAGCGACTCTGCCAACCTCTCGGGTTTCCACGCGAGGGGTGCAAAGAGAAAAAGTTGCCTCACCTCACACGAACGGGCGTGCGAGGTCGATGGAACCCCTGCTGTGCTACAGAGGCTTGTAGCGATGTGCAAGGAGATCGACAGAAAAGGAATATGAGACGCAGTGGATGGAAGAAAAGACACAAGCAAGCTGGACAAGTCAAGCATAGAGCATACCAAGAGGATAAGGCAAATTACTCCGCCATCGGTTTTGTCTGTTTCTGCCATCTGCTtctggcgtctgcagaggccgccctccagcgccgcaaCAGCACACGCCCCCTAGGACTTCTTGCACCACCTCTGCGCTACTAGAACAAGAAATTCTCCGTCTCCGAGCCCTCCTCTCACAGTTCCAACACGCGCCACAGGCTGTCCGTTTTCCTCAGTTGCCTccatctgcatgcgcccctgcgccgccttcgccgcttgtctcttcgtccgcttcttcgccgggGCTTGTCTCGACCTTGTGCAGCGACGCGACGGTTCAGCTTAGGCGGCCATTTGCCTTTCCGTcgttctcctcgtcgtctttcgtctctgcccctccccctcccctggcttctccttcgtcgaCTTCTCTATTTTCTTCGCGTGTGTCTTCTTCCGCATCAGCTTCGTGTCTATTGCACAGCCAAACGCGAGGAAACGTCGCGAGTGCGATAtcggcgcgttcgccttcttcgttttcttcaaCGCCCCTActgccgccggcctcgctaatgtcgccttcgctcgtCCATCTGCATGCCGTCCCTGCTTCGCACGCCACGCGCACTCTCCCGGCAGAGCGGTCTGAAGGCGACTTTTGCGTCGAGCCCAAATGCGGAGTGGAATCCCTCGCCCATGCCGCTAAGGCGGCGCGGGATATCGCCGCGGTGGACGCAGAGGGTAGACGAAGCGAAGGGCGAGCCAGCAGCCTCGAAAAACGCGATATTACGGTGCGAGAGATCATGGAGTCCTCagaggaagagcggcggaagacgcaggcaGGAACCGGTACCAAACTCGAACATAatagcgaaggcgagaacgaGGCATGCGACAGGGTAGTACGAAAACGCACGCAGGGCCgcaggagagaaggagacggcgaaccCGACACAAGAACAAGGGTGGGGGAAAGCACAGAAGACAACAACATGAAGGTGAAGCCGACGCAAAAAGCGATTCTGCTCAACGCATCCGCCCTGGACTCCCGCAGGCATGACGCGAACTACGGTAGAACAGCTACTCGAGAGAGAACGCAAGGAAATGTGAAAGCGAAAGTTGAAGAAAATTCTACACCTTCTTTACCGCCTCAAAACTATGCGTTGTcatcggcgcaggcgcggccagACTGTGCTCACTCCTCTGTGGAAGGGCACAGAAAAGCGACACATTTTATTTATCTGAGTTTCCTGACACGAGCTGTGCGCCTCGAGCGGCAACTTCACGCCGTGAGACGCGACCGAGACCGTCTTTTGAAGCGCattcgccttctgcaggtAACGCGGAACGATGCCAGGTTCCACAGACACCAtgcgcacatatatatgtatatatatttataagTGTATTTTGGTTTATACTAAGAGCCACTGGTGCTACGCTGGCAATGAATGACCCATTCAAGCAGGTGGTGATGGTGACATCTTCTAAGGCTACACAGGCGAACGTCCGCATATGTTTGGGTGATGACCAGATAGGGAGGCGCCGGTATGCCATACACATGGAAGCAAAGATCTTAATGCAAGGCCGCTCTAGTCGAGCGAATCAGGCGAAGCTACCCGACCGCCGCACGGGAAAACGCGCACGACACACACCCGTACGATGCTTCTATGCACTTGCACATACATATCtttatatatagatatatatttacaAATATGTAGATGTAGataaatatatttatatatctGCGTGCGCAGACTTCCAGGAGCGTGTGCACACGGAGCAGATTGATTTGGTTTCACGGCCATGGTGGTGATACTCTCCAACAGATTTCGCTCCCTCCTTTTATTTTCGTGTTTCCTGCTCAGAAGGACCGGCGGGGGAGACGCACTGCGTTTAGCCCCTCCGCCGTCAACCAGCTGCCAGTGTCCGCTGACTTGGAAATCCGCATGGAGACCAGTGAGCGGCCTCAGAAGCCAACTGGAGCAGATTCCGAAGACGCGACAGCAGCCTACTGCGAAGTCAGGAAAAAGAGAAGTTTGCCAGACAACCAAGGCGTGCATGAGGCGGAgaacggcgaagagagaaacgcggaggaggaggcagaagccGCGAATGTGCAAAGAGCGCAGAAAGACACGCGCGGTGATGCCATCGAAGAGACGACAGAAGATGGAGGCACACGACGCGAGGAACGTGACACTGGCGCACCACCGCAGCAACTcgcagcgcgaggacgcggaacggcgaaaggcgaaagcgaagaagaagaaaatgcGGAGACTGGATCACGCGCTCAAGGTGAAGACAACGGAACAAGCGAGCTCGAACCATACGCCACCGTGAGGCCTTTTGAGAAGGTGACGAGAGACAGTAGAAGGGAGACCTtcgacgacgcagaaagcAGCATCGTGGAATGGACGGAATACTGTGACCGGGAGGAAGGTCAGCGAAGTTtcacgcctctctccgcggacACGCGGCGTCAGAGTGGACGGCCGAGTGACACGCCGATCGGAAAGGGCGAGACAAAGAGATATCTCGCCCTACGCAGCAAGATGGGAGCGATCTGCCCAATGGACAGGCACACCCCCCTCGCGCAGGAGTGGCGACAGAAGGAAGCACGGTCTCGAGTCTCGGTCTCTCTCAGATCTGCGTCACTTGCTCCAGCtttgcctctgcggccttctttcgcgtccgcatgcgcctccttcctcgcttcgtcggagtcgcagcggccgcagagcccAGCGGACGAGCTTGCACAGGGGATGACTGGCGCGCATGCGAAAGCGTGCGCTGCCCAAGCTTCTGATGGAGCGCGCCGAGAAGACCTCTGCCGctctggcgacggcgaccgctCCAGCGGCTTTTCTGCCTCCCTCGTCCTCCCATCAACGTGCCGCACCGGCAGACGAGCGGCTACACTCtgtccgccgcaggccctggAGGCAAAAGCGAATCCAGACGCGGAGTGCGACAAAGAAAATGAACTCCGGTTTTCCGGCTAATCCGATAGacccatatatatagattTAGATCGTTTTAGGGGTTGATGCTGCGTGCAGTAGAAAATTTGAAAGAGCCAAACGCGCATCACGCCAACACACGCACTGCCCTCAGTCGCCAATAggcatacatatatctatataaaAGAGTGAAGAAAGCGGTGTCTACATATCCACATGCAGAAAAACGGAGAGGAAGTCGGCGTAGGCATACACGGATGCGTGTATTCATCTGTGTACTGATCCATCCCGCTACTCAGGTCACTTCAGGTGGTGCACTCTGCGCCACCCACTGCTGATGTCCTTGCTCTCACACGCGTGGCAACGAAATTTCCATTGAGACCCCTTCCCTGCccccgagagagaggaacgaACAAACAAAAAAAGacttgcatgcgcatgcggctgGCGACCGTTACGATCGACAGCATTCGCAGGCTATACCTGTCTGTGGACTTCGCCACCCGCAACCTTCATCCACACAAATGCAGCTCCGTAGGTATGCTTTACGGGTACTGCTTGTCATTTTTGGCTTGTCGGCGAGCTGAGCACGCCAAGTGAAGCCGCGCCGTGTGCAGCCAGATGCGGAGCCGTGAGGCAAGAATACTCCGGCACCTTACACAACTGGAAATGAGCCCTGATTGTTTGTGCTTATATTAGGAGCTACATATATACGAGCATGCGTagagagacggcgggcgAGTGAGAAAAACCCGTGTGTCCCCGCGGACTCGCCGGCTTGGCAGCCCCCCCGACCGCAGGGAGACAGGGCTCGCGTGTGTATCGccctgccgtcgccggctCGCCGGTCTAGTGGAAGGAGCACTTCATTTCATCTGATTTCCTGAGTCAGACATGGAAACTAGCGCTCATGTCGACTTCGTTCAGAAATATCTCTCGACTAAAAACTCACTCGTCACGCTGCGTGCACGCGACTACAGAGGCCACGCCCGCACCGAACAGAAAGCCTATACAGGATGCGGCGAGGATCAGAGACAGAAGCGGCGGTGACTCCCAGACTagcgaaagaagagagaaggaaaacacCAGGAGAACCAACGCACAGAAGCCCCTACACAAACAGACCGGACGCGACACGATCGCGATGAGGTGtagaggagagaggcagatTCATGGCAGAGAGACACCCACCCCACGCGAGAGTGTGGAGTGCAACACGAGATGTGCGCGATGCAACTCAGAGGTAACAAAAAGTTGCCCAGACGAGATGTCATGCGCGGAACGataaaaagaagaagagagctgGAGCAGGCGACTCGCGCGGTAGCAGAGACGCGCCTATTGCGGAGGGCTCaagggcggcaggcgccctACACGCTTCATGACCGAGAGACAAAGCTGCGACAtttgcctctccctctctctctcctcgacgTCGCTGTAAATCCTGTacgagagacgaagaactGCCTCACGTTTCGAAGAGCTGAGTCAGCCGCATGTACCTGCACGAACGCACAGCAACCGAAACGCCGCGAATGAGAGGGACTCAAGATGCAATCGACGGCTAGGCGCCCTTAAAACCGCAGCGCCCTTTATGCATATTCTACAGGTGGGCACAACTCCCGGTGCCCTTTGCGTTTATGATTTGCCGTCTCTGCCTTTTGCGCCGACGCCTCTTCATCCGCGGTATCTCTGAATGCCGCCGCGTTCAGCATTTTGTACTCGCATCCATACAGCTCGACGAGAGGACTTGCATTTA
This portion of the Besnoitia besnoiti strain Bb-Ger1 chromosome VII, whole genome shotgun sequence genome encodes:
- a CDS encoding hypothetical protein (encoded by transcript BESB_078770), which encodes MKAVTYSDSARMLMDAEKHMFDCHATAVEIYCERLRDLLVPLPKASEIPKTDHRPLVLREDPQRGVLVSGLSEKRVNSAEELLLLFRGALLRRRMRETSKNTTSSRAHTVLSLHMRTTIKTGESVLERRSSLHLMDLAGAERQTPPPQDLPSSVPASSLWLSYAAVNEKRKQEKTLMEEACFINKSLSTLVAVVAEAANRGGDAEGLAPPFSASVSSSLEPSLSPAASAPASSAPRRSSPPSLSSPSVPVAVSVPCSSSVDRDSLSCTSGAASKRSPTARGDAWLPSRSVPATRLDAQRRASQPHHAQPARLLLRARDSKLTFLLKNALDGKARVTLMATVSPLAADFSASLSTLQLAQKARQIRGRPPAPQQHTPPRTSCTTSALLEQEILRLRALLSQFQHAPQAVRFPQLPPSACAPAPPSPLVSSSASSPGLVSTLCSDATVQLRRPFAFPSFSSSSFVSAPPPPLASPSSTSLFSSRVSSSASASCLLHSQTRGNVASAISARSPSSFSSTPLLPPASLMSPSLVHLHAVPASHATRTLPAERSEGDFCVEPKCGVESLAHAAKAARDIAAVDAEGRRSEGRASSLEKRDITVREIMESSEEERRKTQAGTGTKLEHNSEGENEACDRVVRKRTQGRRREGDGEPDTRTRVGESTEDNNMKVKPTQKAILLNASALDSRRHDANYGRTATRERTQGNVKAKVEENSTPSLPPQNYALSSAQARPDCAHSSVEGHRKATHFIYLSFLTRAVRLERQLHAVRRDRDRLLKRIRLLQKDRRGRRTAFSPSAVNQLPVSADLEIRMETSERPQKPTGADSEDATAAYCEVRKKRSLPDNQGVHEAENGEERNAEEEAEAANVQRAQKDTRGDAIEETTEDGGTRREERDTGAPPQQLAARGRGTAKGESEEEENAETGSRAQGEDNGTSELEPYATVRPFEKVTRDSRRETFDDAESSIVEWTEYCDREEGQRSFTPLSADTRRQSGRPSDTPIGKGETKRYLALRSKMGAICPMDRHTPLAQEWRQKEARSRVSVSLRSASLAPALPLRPSFASACASFLASSESQRPQSPADELAQGMTGAHAKACAAQASDGARREDLCRSGDGDRSSGFSASLVLPSTCRTGRRAATLCPPQALEAKANPDAECDKENELRFSG